From one Musa acuminata AAA Group cultivar baxijiao chromosome BXJ2-6, Cavendish_Baxijiao_AAA, whole genome shotgun sequence genomic stretch:
- the LOC135613433 gene encoding squamosa promoter-binding-like protein 16: MEWNAKISSWVFPEVEQVADKNMEFLLGSSFVLGSQNTTGMDCSVDLKLGGLGDIRPAEKSRSQPSMTTTAVGPSRRARAQGNAPQNASCSVDGCKADLSGSREYHRRHKVCEVHSKTPVVMVSGQEQRFCQQCSRFHQLVEFDEAKRSCRKRLDGHNRRRRKPPPDSINPGSLLPNHQGSRFLMHPHLLPTPIQSHNWAGIIESEDMLHTNHSPLTFVDSKQHLSGSFGSNENRKQVPLLQGDITGFSITTRLPFLMTISSSTAESSSGNICALSLLSSATKPGINAGQMLPADGVPMHQSPVSSLPCNSSPQASTYVLPTGVSCSGGEDGQPGSVIVRGADASLYCQSVFHAGGEGSSDWGSQAPPFSWQ; this comes from the exons ATGGAGTGGAATGCCAAGATCTCTTCATGGGTTTTCCCAGAGGTTGAGCAGGTTGCAGACAAAAACATGGAGTTTCTCCTCGGGTCGAGCTTTGTCCTTGGAAGTCAGAACACTACTGGGATGGATTGCTCGGTTGATCTGAAACTCGGTGGCTTGGGTGATATCAGACCAGCAGAGAAGTCGAGAAGCCAACCTTCGATGACGACGACGGCGGTAGGTCCATCGAGGAGGGCTCGAGCTCAGGGGAACGCCCCCCAGAACGCATCGTGCTCGGTGGACGGGTGCAAAGCCGATCTCAGTGGCTCCAGGGAGTACCACAGACGCCACAAGGTGTGTGAGGTCCATTCCAAGACTCCAGTCGTCATGGTGAGCGGCCAGGAGCAGCGCTTCTGCCAGCAGTGCAGCAG GTTTCACCAACTGGTGGAGTTCGATGAGGCAAAACGAAGCTGTCGGAAACGTTTGGATGGACACAATCGGCGCCGAAGAAAGCCTCCACCCGATTCCATTAATCCTGGGAGCTTACTTCCAAATCATCAAG GCAGCAGGTTCTTGATGCATCCTCACCTGCTCCCAACTCCTATACAAAGCCACAACTGGGCTGGGATCATCGAATCCGAAGACATGCTACATACAAATCACTCGCCCCTAACTTTTGTCGACAGCAAACAACATCTCTCAGGCTCCTTCGGCAGCAACGAGAACAGGAAGCAGGTTCCTCTTCTGCAAGGCGACATCACCGGCTTCAGCATAACAACACGCCTGCCATTCCTCATGACCATCTCCTCTTCAACAGCAGAAAGCAGCAGCGGCAACATttgtgctctctctcttctgtcatcAGCAACAAAACCAGGCATCAACGCGGGCCAAATGCTGCCAGCTGATGGAGTTCCTATGCATCAGTCTCCGGTTTCAAGTCTTCCCTGCAACTCCAGCCCTCAAGCTTCGACCTATGTTTTGCCGACAGGGGTTTCTTGTTCAGGAGGAGAGGATGGGCAACCGGGCAGTGTTATTGTTCGTGGAGCTGATGCCAGTCTTTACTGTCAGAGTGTGTTTCATGCAGGGGGTGAAGGCTCCTCGGATTGGGGATCTCAAGCTCCGCCCTTTTCTTGGCAGTAG
- the LOC135614427 gene encoding 65-kDa microtubule-associated protein 7-like, whose product MARLGMQVALGTSALLQELEQIWTEIGESEKEKDHMLVELEKECMQVYRRKVDEARSARARLHQSLVSKEAEVASLMALLGEQHLQLEVEKATSLKGKLASVNPILENLQKKKEDRVKQFSDIWSQIEKLNVEITGFRDAVTIEEHDLSIRKLTEYQTKLRSLQKEKSDRLHDILEHVNEVHSLCGALGVDFRKIVGEVHPSLHETCGEKSTNISDITLEGLSQAILKLRTEKKIRVQRLQDATASLLELWNLMDSSEEERRPFEKVTIKFRSPENDVMCPGMLSLEIIKQTEAEVKRLKQLKVSRMKELVLRKRLELEEICRYAHIEPDSSTAPEKTCALLDSCLVDPSELLTNIETQIEEAKKQSMTRKEIIDRVNKWLFACEEENWLEDYNKDWNRYSAGRGGHLNLKRAEKARVIVSKIPAIVDNLMSKIFIWEDERNVPFLYDGVHLVSILEEYKINRQQKEEEKRRYREHKKLRNLLLTEKEAAYGSKSTLKPSNSFDRKTNMYLTNGYGNGFMTPIRRISAGGATPELLTPRSHSGRYNSYFKEARRLSAVSVSKEDAVSLFASVAGSGPGSPHT is encoded by the exons ATGGCAAGGTTGGGAATGCAAGTGGCGTTAGGAACTAGTGCTTTGCTTCAAGAGCTTGAG CAAATATGGACTGAGATCGGAGagagtgaaaaggagaaagaccaTATGCTGGTGGAGTTGGAAAAGGAGTGCATGCAAGTGTACCGTAGGAAGGTTGATGAAGCCAGAAGCGCAAGGGCTCGCCTTCATCAATCTTTGGTCTCCAAAGAAGCAGAGGTTGCCTCTCTCATGGCCTTACTTGGTGAACAGCATCTCCAGCTGGAG GTGGAGAAGGCTACATCACTGAAGGGAAAACTTGCTTCAGTTAATCCGATTTTGGAAAATctccaaaaaaagaaagaagatcgTGTCAAGCAGTTTTCTGATATATGGTCCCAGATTGAAAAGCTCAATGTAGAGATTACAGGATTTAGAGATGCTGTCACGATTGAAGAACATGATTTATCTATAAGGAAACTTACTGAATATCAAACAAAGCTACGAAGTCTCCAGAAGGAGAAG TCTGATCGTCTTCATGACATCTTGGAACATGTAAATGAGGTGCATTCTCTATGTGGTGCGCTTGGAGTGGATTTCAGGAAAATAGTGGGTGAAGTGCATCCCAGTCTGCATGAGACGTGTGGAGAAAAGTCCACTAATATTAGTGATATCACACTGGAAGGCCTATCTCAAGCCATCCTAAAACTAAGAACAGAAAAGAAGATACGAGTGCAGAGG TTGCAAGATGCAACCGCATCACTTTTAGAACTGTGGAATCTGATGGATTCATCTGAAGAAGAGAGGAGGCCTTTCGAAAAGGTGACGATCAAGTTTCGATCCCCTGAAAATGATGTAATGTGTCCTGGAATGCTCTCACTTGAAATAATCAAGCAG ACAGAAGCTGAGGTCAAGAGGCTTAAACAACTCAAAGTCAGTAGAATGAAAGAACTTGTTCTGAGGAAAAGGTTAGAACTAGAAGAGATATGCAGATATGCACACATTGAACCAGATTCGAGCACAGCACCAGAGAAGACCTGTGCATTGCTAGATTCTT GTCTCGTTGATCCTTCGGAGCTTCTGACTAATATTGAGACACAAATTGAAGAAGCTAAAAAACAATCTATGACCAGGAAAGAAATCATAGATAGAGTAAACAAATGGCTCTTTGCGTGTGAGGAAGAGAATTGGCTTGAAGATTACAACAAG GATTGGAACAGGTACAGTGCTGGAAGAGGCGGCCACTTGAATCTTAAACGCGCAGAGAAGGCACGGGTGATCGTCAGCAAAATTCCAg CTATCGTTGACAATCTGATGAGCAAGATCTTTATTTGGGAAGATGAGAGAAATGTGCCTTTCCTATATGATGGG GTGCACTTGGTATCCATTCTAgaggaatataaaattaataGGCAACAAAAGGAAGAGGAAAAAAGAAGATACAGG GAACACAAAAAGTTGCGAAATCTTCTTCTCACTGAAAAGGAAGCAGCCTATGGATCCAAATCTACTCTAAAACCAAGCAATAGTTTTGACAGGAAGACAAACATGTACCTCACAAATGGATATGGCAATGGCTTCATGACTCCAATCCGACGGATTTCTGCTGGTGGTGCAACTCCTGAGCTGCTCACACCACGCTCGCACTCAGGCCGATACAACAGCTACTTCAAGGAGGCAAGAAGACTGTCAGCTGTTTCTGTATCCAAGGAGGATGCAGTATCTTTGTTCGCATCGGTCGCAGGTTCGGGACCTGGGTCACCTCACACTTAA
- the LOC103988252 gene encoding agamous-like MADS-box protein AGL9 homolog — protein sequence MGRGRVELKRIENKINRQVTFAKRRNGLLKKAYELSVLCDAEVALIVFSNRGKLYEFCSSSSMLRTLERYQKCNYGAPETNIISRETQSSQQEYLKLKARVDGLQRSQRNLLGEDLGPLNIKELEQLERQLDASLRQIRSTRTQYMLDQLGDLQRREQMLCEANKALKIRLEESSEADQQQLWDPNTHAVAYGRQQPQPQGDGFFQSIDCEPTLQIGYHPDQMAIAAAAAAAAPGPSYMPGWLA from the exons atggggagGGGAAGGGTGGAGCTGAAGCGGATCGAGAACAAGATCAACCGGCAGGTGACCTTTGCGAAGCGCAGGAATGGACTGCTCAAGAAGGCCTACGAGCTGTCGGTGCTCTGCGACGCCGAGGTTGCCCTCATCGTCTTCTCCAACCGCGGGAAGCTCTACGAGTTCTGCAGCAGCTCCAG TATGTTGAGGACACTAGAGAGGTACCAAAAGTGCAATTATGGTGCACCAGAAACAAATATCATATCAAGGGAGACTCAG AGTAGTCAGCAAGAGTATTTGAAGCTTAAGGCGCGTGTTGATGGCTTGCAGCGATCACAAAG AAATCTGCTGGGTGAAGATCTGGGGCCACTTAACATCAAGGAACTTGAGCAGCTTGAGCGCCAACTTGATGCATCGTTAAGACAAATAAGATCAACAAGG ACACAATACATGCTTGACCAGCTTGGAGATCTCCAAAGACGG GAACAAATGCTATGTGAAGCTAATAAAGCCCTGAAGATAAGA TTGGAGGAAAGCAGTGAGGCAGATCAGCAACAGCTGTGGGATCCCAACACTCATGCTGTAGCTTACGGGCGGCAGCAGCCTCAACCACAGGGCGACGGCTTCTTCCAATCCATAGACTGTGAACCTACTCTTCAGATTGG GTACCATCCAGATCAAATGGcgatcgcagcagcagcagcagcagcagctcctgGTCCAAGTTACATGCCCGGGTGGCTTGCATGA
- the LOC103987081 gene encoding homeobox-leucine zipper protein ROC8-like produces MDSGDEQDVPDAKGRKKRYHRHTPRQIQELESMFKVCPHPDEKQRMQLSRDLGLEPRQIKFWFQNRRTQMKAQHDRADNCVLRAENDKIRAENIAMMEALKSVICPSCGGPPTHEDSYFDDQKLRMENARLKEELDHVSSLASKYLGRPVTQLPPVQPVSVSSLDLSVGVYGGPEVNPTLDLDLLRRNCSSAFPYPYTPAVSELEKPLMVEMATGAVEEVLRLVQTDQPLWVKSGSDGRDRLQLEIYDRMFQRSGQHLRFPHTRTETSRDSAPVAMNATTLIDMFMDASKWAELFPSIVAKARTIEVLAAGTASSRSGSLVLMYEELQVLSPLVPTREFCFLRYCQQIESGMWVVADVSVDYPRDNQLGLSPRSRRLPSGCLIEETPDGYSKITWVEHMEIDANDQPHVLFKDLINSGTAFGAQRWITTLRRMCERFACSNVAGLPGRDLGVVSSPDGKRSMMKLAQRMVNNFCANVGASSDQKWTNLSGSNDVGVRVVLQKTSDAGQPSGVVLCAATSIWLPVSAERVFSLFKDERTRTQWHILSNGNTLQEVAHITNGSHPGNCISLLRGLSSSQNTMLLLQECCTDASGSVVVYSPIDLPAINIVMSGEDPSYVPLLPSGFAILPDGRSAGGQGASSSSTPMVGSSGSLVTVAYQIHLSSLPSAKLNMESVMTVNHLIGTTVQQIKVALNCADA; encoded by the exons ATGGATTCCGGCGACGAGCAGGACGTCCCCGATGCCAAGGGGAGGAAGAAGCGGTACCACCGGCACACCCCGAGGCAGATTCAAGAGCTTGAATC GATGTTCAAGGTTTGTCCGCACCCGGACGAGAAGCAGAGGATGCAGCTGAGCCGGGATCTGGGGCTGGAGCCGCGACAGATCAAGTTCTGGTTCCAGAATCGGAGGACGCAGATGAAG GCGCAACACGATAGGGCGGACAACTGCGTGCTGCGTGCCGAGAACGACAAGATCCGGGCCGAGAACATCGCCATGATGGAGGCTCTCAAGAGCGTCATCTGCCCCTCCTGTGGCGGCCCTCCCACCCATGAGGACTCCTACTTCGACGATCAGAAGCTGCGGATGGAGAACGCAAGGTTGAAGGAAGAG CTTGATCATGTCTCGAGTCTTGCATCAAAATACCTTGGAAGGCCTGTCACCCAGCTTCCCCCAGTGCAGCCAGTCTCTGTTTCATCATTGGACTTATCAGTTGGGGTTTACGGTGGTCCAGAGGTGAACCCTACCCTCGATCTTGATCTCCTGCGCCGGAATTGTTCTTCTGCTTTCCCGTACCCATACACCCCAGCCGTTTCCGAGCTTGAGAAACCTCTCATGGTGGAGATGGCCACTGGTGCAGTGGAGGAAGTTCTCAGGCTTGTGCAGACCGACCAACCCCTGTGGGTGAAGTCCGGAAGTGATGGCAGGGACAGACTTCAGCTTGAAATCTACGACAGGATGTTCCAGAGGTCAGGCCAGCATCTCAGGTTCCCACACACTCGAACTGAGACGTCGAGGGACTCGGCTCCTGTCGCCATGAATGCTACGACATTGATCGACATGTTCATGGATGCGAGCAAGTGGGCGGAGCTTTTTCCCAGCATTGTTGCCAAGGCGAGGACCATCGAGGTCCTCGCAGCCGGGACGGCCAGCAGCAGAAGCGGCTCTTTGGTGTTG ATGTACGAGGAGCTGCAAGTTCTCTCACCTCTTGTTCCTACGCGCGAGTTCTGCTTTCTGCGGTATTGCCAGCAGATCGAATCGGGTATGTGGGTGGTGGCCGATGTCTCGGTGGACTATCCAAGAGACAACCAGCTCGGCCTTTCTCCCCGATCAAGGAGGCTTCCTTCAGGCTGCTTGATCGAGGAAACGCCCGATGGCTATTCCAAG ATTACTTGGGTCGAACACATGGAAATCGATGCAAATGATCAACCCCACGTCCTGTTCAAGGATCTAATCAACAGCGGGACGGCATTTGGAGCACAGCGCTGGATCACCACCCTCCGTAGAATGTGCGAGAGGTTTGCCTGCTCAAACGTCGCTGGTCTCCCGGGCAGAGACCTCGGAG TGGTTTCTTCCCCCGATGGTAAGAGGAGCATGATGAAGCTTGCTCAGAGGATGGTGAACAACTTCTGTGCCAACGTTGGTGCATCGAGCGATCAGAAATGGACGAACCTGTCAGGGTCGAACGACGTCGGCGTCAGGGTTGTGCTTCAGAAAACCTCAGATGCTGGCCAGCCCAGCGGCGTCGTCCTCTGTGCCGCAACCTCAATATGGCTGCCCGTGTCAGCTGAGCGGGTCTTCAGCTTGTTCAAGGACGAGCGAACTCGCACTCAG TGGCACATTCTATCAAATGGCAACACGCTACAAGAGGTGGCTCACATCACGAATGGCTCTCATCCGGGAAATTGCATCTCTCTTCTTCGT GGGCTCAGTTCTTCCCAGAACACCATGTTGTTACTCCAGGAGTGCTGTACCGACGCGTCAGGGTCGGTGGTGGTCTACTCCCCCATCGACCTACCGGCCATCAACATCGTCATGAGCGGCGAGGATCCATCCTACGTTCCGCTGTTGCCGTCGGGCTTCGCCATACTACCGGACGGGCGATCTGCCGGGGGACAAGGAGCATCGTCCAGCTCGACTCCGATGGTCGGCTCATCTGGCTCGCTGGTGACTGTCGCGTACCAAATACACTTGAGCAGCTTGCCGTCCGCCAAACTCAACATGGAGTCAGTAATGACCGTGAATCACTTGATCGGCACCACAGTTCAGCAAATAAAGGTTGCATTGAACTGTGCGGATGCTTGA